Proteins encoded by one window of Agelaius phoeniceus isolate bAgePho1 chromosome 5, bAgePho1.hap1, whole genome shotgun sequence:
- the MPST gene encoding 3-mercaptopyruvate sulfurtransferase has protein sequence MSQQLLYRALVSAKWLSEAIKSQQAGLALKIVDASWYLPKMKRDPKREFEERHIPGAVFFDIDQCSDRTSPYDHMLPKANDFAEYVGKLGVGNDSHVVVYDGSDQGLFSAPRVWWMFRVFGHEAVSLLDGGLKNWQREGNALSSGKTQVAPSEFHASLDKSLVKTYEDVLDNLDSRHFQLVDARAAGRFRGVEPEPRDGIEPGHVPGSTSIPFTDFLTESGLEKTPEQIRTLFQEKKVDLLKPVVATCGSGVTACHVALGAYLCGKPDVAVYDGAWVEWYMRAQPENIISEGKGKTV, from the exons ATGTCGCAACAACTCCTTTACCGAGCTCTGGTATCTGCAAAATGGCTTTCAGAAGCCATCAAGTCCCAGCAAGCTGGCCTGGCCTTGAAAATCGTGGACGCATCCTGGTATTTGCCGAAGATGAAGCGCGATCCGAAGCGGGAGTTTGAGGAGCGCCACATCCCTGGTGCGGTTTTCTTTGACATTGACCAGTGCAGTGACCGAACCTCGCCTTACGATCACATGCTGCCCAAGGCTAATGACTTTGCCGAGTATGTGGGGAAGCTGGGTGTGGGGAATGATTCCCATGTTGTGGTGTATGATGGCAGCGACCAAGGTCTCTTCTCAGCACCTCGGGTATGGTGGATGTTCCGGGTCTTTGGACACGAAGCTGTCTCCCTTCTGGATGGTGGCCTGAAGAACTGGCAGCGAGAGGGGAATGCACTTAGCTCTGGGAAAACCCAGGTAGCTCCATCTGAGTTCCATGCCTCCTTGGACAAGTCCCTGGTGAAAACATATGAGGATGTCTTAGATAACTTGGATTCCCGTCACTTCCAACTAGTGGATGCCCGTGCTGCAGGACGGTTCCGGGGAGTAGAGCCAGAGCCCCGAGATG GAATTGAGCCTGGTCATGTCCCTGGGTCGACGAGCATCCCCTTCACTGATTTCCTCACAGAGTCTGGCTTAGAGAAGACCCCTGAGCAGATCCGCACTCTGTTCCAGGAGAAGAAGGTGGACCTCTTGAAGCCAGTGGTAGCCACGTGTGGCTCTGGGGTCACTGCCTGCCATGTGGCTCTGGGGGCCTACCTCTGTGGCAAGCCAGATGTCGCAGTGTACGATGGGGCCTGGGTGGAATGGTACATGCGGGCACAGcctgaaaatattatttctgagggaaaggggaaaacagTGTAA
- the KCTD17 gene encoding BTB/POZ domain-containing protein KCTD17 isoform X2 encodes MRMEGREEMQGAVGLRCTWDIPPPAGTQAKWVRLNVGGTVFLTTRQTLCREQKSFLCRLCQGEELQSDRDETGAYLIDRDPTYFGPILNFLRHGKLVLDKDMAEEGILEEAEFYNIGPLIRIIKDRMEEKDYTVTQVPPKHVYRVLQCQEEELTQMVSTMSDGWRFEQLVNIGSSYNYGNEDQTEFLCVVSKELYNSPNGLSSEPSHKAKNTEEDLEEEEQEVEEEAEAEAEAEEKDRPSIQDCAKLSSCGPSLLLPSVSIPALPSTSHIAPLASLQHPSLCSPCPSGLRVVSAQGPVSLCSSLFLLCSCYKPEI; translated from the exons atgaggatggagggcagggaggagatgCAGGGCGCCGTGGGGCTACGCTGCACCTGGGACATTCCGCCACCCGCTGGCACCCAGGCCAAGTGGGTGAGGCTCAATGTGGGGGGCACCGTGTTCCTCACCACCAGGCAGACCCTGTGTCGGGAGCAGAAATCTTTCCTGTGTCGCTTGTGCCAGGGCGAGGAGCTGCAGTCGGACCGG GATGAAACTGGTGCATACCTAATAGATCGGGACCCCACTTACTTTGGACCGATTCTGAATTTCCTCCGTCATGGGAAACTGGTCCTGGATAAAGATATGGCTGAAGAGG GGATCCTTGAAGAAGCTGAGTTCTATAACATTGGTCCTTTGATCCGAATAATCAAGGATCGAATGGAGGAGAAGGACTACACAGTAACACAG GTGCCTCCTAAGCATGTCTACCgtgtgctgcagtgccaggaagAGGAGCTCACTCAGATGGTTTCCACTATGTCAGATGGATGGCGCTTTGAGCAG CTTGTGAACATTGGCTCATCCTATAATTATGGGAATGAGGATCAGACAGAATTCCTGTGCGTGGTCTCCAAGGAGTTGTACAACTCCCCCAATGGcctgagctctgagcccagccacAAAGCCAAG AACACAGAGGAGGacctggaggaggaagagcaggaggtggaggaggaggcagaggcagaagcagaagcagaggagaaag acCGTCCATCTATTCAGGATTGTGCTAAACTCTCTTCCTGCGGaccctccctcctgctcccttccgtgtccatcccagcactgccatctACCTCCCACATTGCCCCACTCGCCAGCCTCCAGcatccttccctctgctctccttgtCCCTCAGGGCTCAGAGTGGtctctgcccagggccctgtCTCTCTCTGCTCCTCACTTTTCCTCCTCTGCAG CTGTTACAAGCCAGAGATCTGA
- the KCTD17 gene encoding BTB/POZ domain-containing protein KCTD17 isoform X3 produces MRMEGREEMQGAVGLRCTWDIPPPAGTQAKWVRLNVGGTVFLTTRQTLCREQKSFLCRLCQGEELQSDRDETGAYLIDRDPTYFGPILNFLRHGKLVLDKDMAEEGILEEAEFYNIGPLIRIIKDRMEEKDYTVTQVPPKHVYRVLQCQEEELTQMVSTMSDGWRFEQLVNIGSSYNYGNEDQTEFLCVVSKELYNSPNGLSSEPSHKAKTVHLFRIVLNSLPADPPSCSLPCPSQHCHLPPTLPHSPASSILPSALLVPQGSEWSLPRALSLSAPHFSSSAGMLPVCTPSSCQPELCMSDSLPSCGCYKPEI; encoded by the exons atgaggatggagggcagggaggagatgCAGGGCGCCGTGGGGCTACGCTGCACCTGGGACATTCCGCCACCCGCTGGCACCCAGGCCAAGTGGGTGAGGCTCAATGTGGGGGGCACCGTGTTCCTCACCACCAGGCAGACCCTGTGTCGGGAGCAGAAATCTTTCCTGTGTCGCTTGTGCCAGGGCGAGGAGCTGCAGTCGGACCGG GATGAAACTGGTGCATACCTAATAGATCGGGACCCCACTTACTTTGGACCGATTCTGAATTTCCTCCGTCATGGGAAACTGGTCCTGGATAAAGATATGGCTGAAGAGG GGATCCTTGAAGAAGCTGAGTTCTATAACATTGGTCCTTTGATCCGAATAATCAAGGATCGAATGGAGGAGAAGGACTACACAGTAACACAG GTGCCTCCTAAGCATGTCTACCgtgtgctgcagtgccaggaagAGGAGCTCACTCAGATGGTTTCCACTATGTCAGATGGATGGCGCTTTGAGCAG CTTGTGAACATTGGCTCATCCTATAATTATGGGAATGAGGATCAGACAGAATTCCTGTGCGTGGTCTCCAAGGAGTTGTACAACTCCCCCAATGGcctgagctctgagcccagccacAAAGCCAAG acCGTCCATCTATTCAGGATTGTGCTAAACTCTCTTCCTGCGGaccctccctcctgctcccttccgtgtccatcccagcactgccatctACCTCCCACATTGCCCCACTCGCCAGCCTCCAGcatccttccctctgctctccttgtCCCTCAGGGCTCAGAGTGGtctctgcccagggccctgtCTCTCTCTGCTCCTCACTTTTCCTCCTCTGCAGGTATGTTACCTGTCTgcactcccagctcctgccagcctgaGCTCTGCATGAGTGACTCACTTCCCTCTTGTGG CTGTTACAAGCCAGAGATCTGA
- the KCTD17 gene encoding BTB/POZ domain-containing protein KCTD17 isoform X4 gives MRMEGREEMQGAVGLRCTWDIPPPAGTQAKWVRLNVGGTVFLTTRQTLCREQKSFLCRLCQGEELQSDRDETGAYLIDRDPTYFGPILNFLRHGKLVLDKDMAEEGILEEAEFYNIGPLIRIIKDRMEEKDYTVTQVPPKHVYRVLQCQEEELTQMVSTMSDGWRFEQLVNIGSSYNYGNEDQTEFLCVVSKELYNSPNGLSSEPSHKAKTVHLFRIVLNSLPADPPSCSLPCPSQHCHLPPTLPHSPASSILPSALLVPQGSEWSLPRALSLSAPHFSSSAAVTSQRSEDVI, from the exons atgaggatggagggcagggaggagatgCAGGGCGCCGTGGGGCTACGCTGCACCTGGGACATTCCGCCACCCGCTGGCACCCAGGCCAAGTGGGTGAGGCTCAATGTGGGGGGCACCGTGTTCCTCACCACCAGGCAGACCCTGTGTCGGGAGCAGAAATCTTTCCTGTGTCGCTTGTGCCAGGGCGAGGAGCTGCAGTCGGACCGG GATGAAACTGGTGCATACCTAATAGATCGGGACCCCACTTACTTTGGACCGATTCTGAATTTCCTCCGTCATGGGAAACTGGTCCTGGATAAAGATATGGCTGAAGAGG GGATCCTTGAAGAAGCTGAGTTCTATAACATTGGTCCTTTGATCCGAATAATCAAGGATCGAATGGAGGAGAAGGACTACACAGTAACACAG GTGCCTCCTAAGCATGTCTACCgtgtgctgcagtgccaggaagAGGAGCTCACTCAGATGGTTTCCACTATGTCAGATGGATGGCGCTTTGAGCAG CTTGTGAACATTGGCTCATCCTATAATTATGGGAATGAGGATCAGACAGAATTCCTGTGCGTGGTCTCCAAGGAGTTGTACAACTCCCCCAATGGcctgagctctgagcccagccacAAAGCCAAG acCGTCCATCTATTCAGGATTGTGCTAAACTCTCTTCCTGCGGaccctccctcctgctcccttccgtgtccatcccagcactgccatctACCTCCCACATTGCCCCACTCGCCAGCCTCCAGcatccttccctctgctctccttgtCCCTCAGGGCTCAGAGTGGtctctgcccagggccctgtCTCTCTCTGCTCCTCACTTTTCCTCCTCTGCAG CTGTTACAAGCCAGAGATCTGAGGATGTGATCTGA
- the KCTD17 gene encoding BTB/POZ domain-containing protein KCTD17 isoform X5 — MRMEGREEMQGAVGLRCTWDIPPPAGTQAKWVRLNVGGTVFLTTRQTLCREQKSFLCRLCQGEELQSDRDETGAYLIDRDPTYFGPILNFLRHGKLVLDKDMAEEGILEEAEFYNIGPLIRIIKDRMEEKDYTVTQVPPKHVYRVLQCQEEELTQMVSTMSDGWRFEQLVNIGSSYNYGNEDQTEFLCVVSKELYNSPNGLSSEPSHKAKNTEEDLEEEEQEVEEEAEAEAEAEEKGAANP, encoded by the exons atgaggatggagggcagggaggagatgCAGGGCGCCGTGGGGCTACGCTGCACCTGGGACATTCCGCCACCCGCTGGCACCCAGGCCAAGTGGGTGAGGCTCAATGTGGGGGGCACCGTGTTCCTCACCACCAGGCAGACCCTGTGTCGGGAGCAGAAATCTTTCCTGTGTCGCTTGTGCCAGGGCGAGGAGCTGCAGTCGGACCGG GATGAAACTGGTGCATACCTAATAGATCGGGACCCCACTTACTTTGGACCGATTCTGAATTTCCTCCGTCATGGGAAACTGGTCCTGGATAAAGATATGGCTGAAGAGG GGATCCTTGAAGAAGCTGAGTTCTATAACATTGGTCCTTTGATCCGAATAATCAAGGATCGAATGGAGGAGAAGGACTACACAGTAACACAG GTGCCTCCTAAGCATGTCTACCgtgtgctgcagtgccaggaagAGGAGCTCACTCAGATGGTTTCCACTATGTCAGATGGATGGCGCTTTGAGCAG CTTGTGAACATTGGCTCATCCTATAATTATGGGAATGAGGATCAGACAGAATTCCTGTGCGTGGTCTCCAAGGAGTTGTACAACTCCCCCAATGGcctgagctctgagcccagccacAAAGCCAAG AACACAGAGGAGGacctggaggaggaagagcaggaggtggaggaggaggcagaggcagaagcagaagcagaggagaaaggtgcagcaaatccctga
- the KCTD17 gene encoding BTB/POZ domain-containing protein KCTD17 isoform X1 encodes MRMEGREEMQGAVGLRCTWDIPPPAGTQAKWVRLNVGGTVFLTTRQTLCREQKSFLCRLCQGEELQSDRDETGAYLIDRDPTYFGPILNFLRHGKLVLDKDMAEEGILEEAEFYNIGPLIRIIKDRMEEKDYTVTQVPPKHVYRVLQCQEEELTQMVSTMSDGWRFEQLVNIGSSYNYGNEDQTEFLCVVSKELYNSPNGLSSEPSHKAKNTEEDLEEEEQEVEEEAEAEAEAEEKDRPSIQDCAKLSSCGPSLLLPSVSIPALPSTSHIAPLASLQHPSLCSPCPSGLRVVSAQGPVSLCSSLFLLCRYVTCLHSQLLPA; translated from the exons atgaggatggagggcagggaggagatgCAGGGCGCCGTGGGGCTACGCTGCACCTGGGACATTCCGCCACCCGCTGGCACCCAGGCCAAGTGGGTGAGGCTCAATGTGGGGGGCACCGTGTTCCTCACCACCAGGCAGACCCTGTGTCGGGAGCAGAAATCTTTCCTGTGTCGCTTGTGCCAGGGCGAGGAGCTGCAGTCGGACCGG GATGAAACTGGTGCATACCTAATAGATCGGGACCCCACTTACTTTGGACCGATTCTGAATTTCCTCCGTCATGGGAAACTGGTCCTGGATAAAGATATGGCTGAAGAGG GGATCCTTGAAGAAGCTGAGTTCTATAACATTGGTCCTTTGATCCGAATAATCAAGGATCGAATGGAGGAGAAGGACTACACAGTAACACAG GTGCCTCCTAAGCATGTCTACCgtgtgctgcagtgccaggaagAGGAGCTCACTCAGATGGTTTCCACTATGTCAGATGGATGGCGCTTTGAGCAG CTTGTGAACATTGGCTCATCCTATAATTATGGGAATGAGGATCAGACAGAATTCCTGTGCGTGGTCTCCAAGGAGTTGTACAACTCCCCCAATGGcctgagctctgagcccagccacAAAGCCAAG AACACAGAGGAGGacctggaggaggaagagcaggaggtggaggaggaggcagaggcagaagcagaagcagaggagaaag acCGTCCATCTATTCAGGATTGTGCTAAACTCTCTTCCTGCGGaccctccctcctgctcccttccgtgtccatcccagcactgccatctACCTCCCACATTGCCCCACTCGCCAGCCTCCAGcatccttccctctgctctccttgtCCCTCAGGGCTCAGAGTGGtctctgcccagggccctgtCTCTCTCTGCTCCTCACTTTTCCTCCTCTGCAGGTATGTTACCTGTCTgcactcccagctcctgccagcctga